The following coding sequences lie in one Photobacterium sp. CCB-ST2H9 genomic window:
- a CDS encoding LysR family transcriptional regulator — MDKLKAMEVFATTIQCGSISGAAKQLQLPVSSASRHLSWLEETLGSELMKRSTRAIKLTEVGQAYLTQCQRALEQIRQAEELVQTYQHTPSGILKISCMSHYFENQMLPHLSEFESLYPDIRLDIDVSDKVNDLSQAEIDIAIRGGYMPDERIHARWLCDNTPHLCASRQYLDMFGMPASHEELHQHQLAFYRGPSQILRWGIVRQGQWMAMNLTPYVVTNSGRYIRELMMAGKVMALLPDWATQEDRDNGELVKIDLPQPACLSTEKLGIHLLYYKPRYQVPKIRAAVDFFTKKLLTQKLIPQPDHGL; from the coding sequence ATGGACAAACTCAAAGCCATGGAAGTTTTTGCCACAACCATCCAGTGTGGCAGCATTTCCGGTGCCGCCAAACAGTTACAGTTGCCGGTCTCCAGCGCATCCCGTCATCTCAGCTGGCTGGAAGAAACCCTGGGTTCCGAGCTGATGAAACGCAGCACCCGGGCCATCAAACTGACGGAAGTCGGCCAGGCCTATCTAACCCAGTGTCAGCGGGCTCTCGAGCAAATCCGCCAGGCCGAGGAACTCGTCCAGACCTACCAGCATACACCTTCAGGTATCCTGAAAATCAGCTGTATGAGCCATTATTTTGAGAATCAGATGCTGCCTCATCTGAGTGAATTTGAATCGCTGTATCCGGATATCCGTCTGGATATTGATGTGTCGGATAAAGTGAATGATCTGTCGCAGGCTGAAATCGATATCGCAATTCGGGGGGGCTATATGCCGGACGAGCGAATTCACGCCCGCTGGCTGTGTGATAACACGCCGCATCTGTGCGCCAGCCGCCAGTATCTCGACATGTTCGGAATGCCCGCAAGCCACGAGGAATTGCATCAGCATCAGCTGGCTTTTTACCGGGGTCCAAGCCAGATCCTCCGCTGGGGAATCGTCCGACAGGGCCAGTGGATGGCGATGAATCTCACGCCCTATGTGGTGACCAACTCCGGCCGGTACATTCGCGAACTCATGATGGCAGGCAAAGTTATGGCGCTGCTGCCGGACTGGGCGACCCAAGAGGACAGAGACAATGGCGAGCTGGTTAAAATTGATTTACCTCAGCCTGCGTGTCTGTCCACCGAAAAACTCGGGATTCACCTGCTCTATTACAAGCCAAGGTATCAGGTGCCCAAGATCAGAGCCGCCGTGGATTTCTTCACCAAAAAACTGCTCACCCAAAAGCTCATTCCACAGCCAGATCATGGTTTATGA
- a CDS encoding NADP-dependent oxidoreductase: MSYNAILLKKRPDTRITPDVFEKVTQSMPELAEGEFLVKQTHMSLDPAMRGWMSADRESYIPPVELGDVMRSSGIGDVVASRHPDFPVGTRVMGMMGWTEYFVAKGGLSPVPVTVPQEALLSVVALPGVTAYHGLYEVLKPEAGQTLVVTGAAGSVGSMVGQLAKLEGVRVVGIAGSDEKCQWLTETLGFDAAINYKAPDFAAQLAAATPDGIDLFFENTGGAAQQHIYHRMNAHGRVAVCGMIADYNTATPLPGPNWMNIVRKRLMIQGFTMPDHYHRFAEYGQKLAEHLMAGQLKYRAHTLHGLDSAIEGINLLFSGENQGKLIVEL, translated from the coding sequence ATGAGCTATAACGCGATTCTTCTGAAAAAACGTCCGGACACCCGTATCACGCCGGATGTATTTGAAAAAGTCACCCAATCAATGCCTGAACTGGCGGAAGGCGAGTTTCTGGTCAAGCAGACCCATATGTCGCTGGATCCTGCGATGCGCGGCTGGATGAGTGCGGATCGGGAAAGTTATATCCCGCCGGTAGAACTGGGTGATGTGATGCGCTCCAGTGGTATCGGTGATGTGGTGGCATCCCGTCATCCTGATTTTCCGGTGGGTACCCGTGTGATGGGGATGATGGGCTGGACCGAATATTTTGTTGCCAAAGGCGGCCTTTCACCGGTGCCGGTTACAGTGCCGCAGGAAGCATTGTTGTCTGTCGTGGCACTGCCGGGCGTTACGGCTTACCACGGTCTTTATGAAGTGCTGAAACCTGAAGCAGGACAGACTTTAGTTGTGACGGGTGCCGCGGGTTCTGTGGGCTCGATGGTCGGTCAGCTGGCGAAGCTCGAAGGCGTGCGGGTTGTTGGGATCGCGGGCAGTGATGAGAAGTGTCAGTGGCTGACCGAAACACTGGGTTTTGATGCTGCGATCAACTACAAAGCTCCTGATTTTGCAGCGCAGCTGGCAGCAGCAACCCCGGATGGCATCGATCTGTTTTTCGAAAACACCGGGGGTGCGGCCCAGCAGCACATTTATCACCGGATGAATGCTCATGGCCGTGTTGCTGTGTGCGGCATGATTGCCGATTACAATACCGCGACGCCGCTGCCGGGTCCCAACTGGATGAACATTGTTCGTAAGCGTTTAATGATTCAGGGTTTTACCATGCCGGATCATTACCACCGTTTTGCGGAATACGGACAGAAGCTGGCTGAACATCTGATGGCTGGTCAGCTGAAATACCGCGCGCATACGCTGCACGGTCTGGACAGCGCAATTGAAGGCATTAACCTGCTGTTCTCCGGAGAGAATCAGGGCAAACTGATTGTTGAACTGTAA
- a CDS encoding GNAT family N-acetyltransferase translates to MLTIQDATFDDHQAIADLHIQNWQMVYRHDLSEQYLTQDIHQDRKQVWHQRLIQPMEKRHILVAKQDNQLCGFICIELDAHPELGTLIDNLHVSPQTKGQGVGKLLLKTAAGIIDQKAQGQGIYLEVLASNLPAIGFYQRVGGTEYCAQTWQAPDGTVVDEFVYNWSGTDRLVC, encoded by the coding sequence ATGCTGACCATTCAAGACGCAACTTTCGACGATCATCAGGCCATCGCAGATCTGCACATCCAGAACTGGCAGATGGTGTACCGCCACGACTTATCTGAGCAGTACCTGACGCAGGACATTCATCAGGACAGAAAGCAGGTATGGCATCAACGACTCATCCAGCCGATGGAAAAACGACATATTCTGGTCGCAAAGCAGGACAATCAGCTCTGTGGTTTCATCTGTATTGAGCTGGATGCACACCCTGAACTCGGAACGCTGATCGATAACCTGCACGTCAGCCCGCAGACGAAGGGACAAGGCGTTGGAAAGCTGTTACTGAAAACGGCTGCCGGAATCATTGACCAGAAAGCACAAGGTCAGGGTATCTATCTGGAAGTGCTGGCTTCGAATTTGCCGGCCATTGGTTTTTACCAGCGCGTCGGGGGCACCGAATACTGTGCGCAAACCTGGCAGGCACCGGATGGCACCGTGGTCGATGAGTTTGTTTACAACTGGTCCGGAACAGACCGGCTGGTATGCTGA
- a CDS encoding response regulator, translated as MSTKTILVVDDDVEIRELLQEYLTKSGYAVITAEDGIAMKLRLEADDPDLILLDVMMPGDDGFTLCQFVRKTSEVPIMMLTAASDEMDQILGLEIGADDYIAKPFSPRQLLARIKALLRRTRPVAQDEFQQPATLPRTIRFGHWRLETLSHRLYNLQTEQDFELTGGDFSLLMLFLSRPNEVLDRDTISNATRGREALPFERGIDVQLSRLRQRLGDSGKQPKFIKTMRGNGYIFTAPVTYEH; from the coding sequence ATGTCGACAAAGACCATTCTTGTTGTGGATGACGACGTTGAAATCCGCGAGTTATTGCAAGAGTACCTGACAAAATCCGGTTATGCCGTGATCACGGCTGAAGATGGGATCGCGATGAAACTACGGCTGGAGGCCGACGACCCGGATTTAATTTTGCTGGATGTGATGATGCCGGGGGATGACGGCTTCACTCTGTGCCAGTTTGTGCGTAAAACCTCTGAAGTGCCCATTATGATGCTGACGGCAGCGTCTGATGAAATGGATCAGATTCTGGGCCTGGAGATCGGGGCCGACGATTACATCGCCAAACCGTTCAGTCCGCGTCAGTTGCTGGCACGAATCAAAGCGCTGTTACGGCGGACACGGCCGGTTGCACAGGATGAATTTCAGCAACCCGCTACATTGCCGCGCACCATTCGTTTTGGTCACTGGCGGCTGGAGACGCTGTCCCATCGCTTGTATAACCTGCAAACGGAGCAGGACTTTGAGCTGACCGGGGGGGATTTCAGCTTGCTGATGCTGTTCTTATCCCGTCCGAATGAAGTGCTGGACCGGGACACGATTTCGAACGCCACCCGCGGTCGGGAGGCGTTGCCGTTCGAGCGGGGCATTGATGTTCAGCTGAGCCGGTTGCGTCAGCGGCTGGGCGACAGTGGCAAACAGCCCAAATTCATCAAAACCATGCGCGGAAACGGCTATATTTTTACTGCCCCGGTGACGTATGAGCACTGA
- a CDS encoding ABC transporter substrate-binding protein produces MTFAAVSSMAHAGEVEVLHWWTSGGEAKSAAVLKQMLEKQGDSWKDFAVAGGGGESAMTVLKTRAVSGNPPSAAQIKGHDIQEWGDLGFLTTLDDVAKAGHWDDVLPAVVTKVMKYHGDYVAVPVNVHRVNWLWANPEVFKKAGAQVPTNMKEFFAAADKIKAAGFIPLAHGGQPWQDATLFEAVALDVLGSQDYNKAFVDLDMGVLSGPKMVETFATFQRMHNYIDDNSPGRDWNIATSMVINGDAAMQIMGDWAKGEFAAAGKKPGKDYICAPTPGTANQFTFNIDSFAFFKLNNKDNEVAQKHLAKTILDKDFQEVFNLNKGSIPVRLDMNMDKFDQCALDSMATFKASAKTGDLVPSMAHGLATTSYVQGAIYDVVTNFFNDSDADPKQAAQQLAKAVKAAI; encoded by the coding sequence ATGACCTTTGCAGCGGTAAGTTCTATGGCGCATGCGGGTGAAGTTGAAGTCCTTCACTGGTGGACTTCCGGCGGTGAAGCCAAGTCCGCCGCTGTTTTGAAACAAATGCTAGAAAAACAGGGAGATAGCTGGAAGGACTTCGCGGTTGCCGGTGGCGGCGGTGAAAGTGCGATGACCGTTTTGAAAACCCGCGCGGTTTCGGGGAATCCGCCTTCTGCGGCACAGATTAAAGGCCATGATATTCAGGAGTGGGGTGATCTTGGCTTCCTGACCACACTGGATGATGTTGCAAAAGCGGGTCACTGGGATGACGTTCTGCCTGCAGTCGTGACGAAAGTGATGAAATACCATGGTGATTATGTGGCCGTCCCGGTGAATGTACACCGTGTGAACTGGCTCTGGGCCAACCCTGAGGTATTCAAAAAAGCCGGTGCGCAAGTGCCAACGAACATGAAAGAATTTTTTGCCGCGGCAGACAAAATCAAAGCAGCCGGATTTATTCCGCTGGCTCATGGGGGGCAGCCATGGCAGGACGCAACGTTGTTTGAAGCCGTGGCGCTGGATGTGCTGGGGTCGCAAGATTACAACAAAGCCTTTGTCGATTTAGATATGGGTGTGCTGTCCGGTCCGAAAATGGTGGAAACCTTCGCGACCTTCCAGCGCATGCACAACTATATTGATGACAATTCTCCGGGCCGTGACTGGAATATTGCCACCTCAATGGTGATCAACGGAGATGCCGCCATGCAAATCATGGGTGACTGGGCAAAAGGTGAGTTTGCTGCGGCCGGGAAAAAGCCGGGTAAAGACTACATTTGCGCACCGACTCCAGGCACGGCGAACCAGTTTACCTTCAACATTGACAGCTTTGCCTTCTTTAAACTGAACAATAAAGACAATGAAGTCGCTCAGAAACATCTGGCGAAAACTATTTTGGATAAAGACTTCCAGGAAGTGTTTAACCTGAATAAAGGTTCAATTCCGGTTCGTCTGGATATGAATATGGATAAGTTCGACCAGTGTGCGCTGGATTCGATGGCAACCTTCAAGGCATCTGCGAAAACAGGTGATCTGGTGCCAAGTATGGCGCATGGTCTGGCGACAACCAGCTATGTTCAGGGCGCAATCTATGATGTGGTCACTAACTTCTTCAACGATAGCGATGCTGATCCGAAACAAGCCGCGCAACAACTGGCCAAAGCCGTAAAAGCCGCCATTTAA
- a CDS encoding carbohydrate ABC transporter permease — MEHTLSLTKLKAARPGLADRLQKWLPKIVLAPTMLVTVVCIYGFMFWTFYLSLTNSRFLPSFNFAGLLQYEKLMDNDRWLTSVTNLGIFGLMFMFIAIVLGVGLAILLDQNIRQEGAIRTIYLYPMALSFIVTGTAWKWILNPGLGIEKLMHDWGFTDFQFHWLVDQDMAVYTLVIAAVWQSSGFVMAMFLAGLRGIDSSIMKAAQMDGASMPVIYWKIILPCLRPVFFSAVIITSHIAIKSFDLVTALTAGGPGYSSDLPALFMYAHSFTRGQIGLGAASAIMMLAGVLAILVPYLYSELREKKS, encoded by the coding sequence ATGGAGCACACCTTGTCGCTGACCAAACTGAAAGCTGCCAGACCCGGTCTGGCGGACAGATTGCAGAAGTGGCTGCCAAAAATTGTGCTGGCCCCGACCATGCTGGTCACTGTGGTTTGTATTTACGGCTTTATGTTCTGGACCTTTTACTTGTCGCTGACCAATTCCCGTTTTCTGCCCAGTTTTAACTTTGCCGGTTTGCTGCAATACGAAAAACTGATGGACAACGATCGCTGGCTCACCTCGGTCACCAATCTGGGGATTTTTGGCCTGATGTTCATGTTCATCGCCATCGTACTTGGCGTGGGGCTGGCAATTTTGCTGGATCAGAACATTCGTCAGGAAGGCGCGATTCGCACGATTTATCTTTATCCGATGGCTTTGTCTTTCATCGTGACGGGGACGGCCTGGAAATGGATTCTGAACCCGGGACTGGGCATTGAAAAACTGATGCACGACTGGGGCTTTACCGACTTTCAGTTTCACTGGCTGGTGGACCAGGATATGGCGGTGTATACCCTAGTGATTGCTGCAGTCTGGCAGTCGTCCGGCTTTGTGATGGCGATGTTTCTGGCGGGTCTGCGCGGAATTGATTCCTCAATCATGAAAGCTGCGCAAATGGATGGTGCCAGCATGCCGGTCATTTACTGGAAAATTATTCTGCCTTGTCTGCGTCCGGTCTTTTTCAGCGCAGTCATTATTACCTCGCACATTGCGATTAAGAGTTTCGATCTGGTAACTGCTCTGACGGCGGGTGGCCCGGGTTATTCTTCTGACCTGCCTGCACTCTTTATGTATGCCCACTCCTTTACCCGCGGCCAGATTGGTCTGGGGGCTGCCAGTGCCATCATGATGCTGGCTGGTGTTCTGGCGATTCTGGTGCCTTACCTCTACTCGGAATTGCGGGAGAAAAAATCATGA
- a CDS encoding carbohydrate ABC transporter permease, with the protein MNKHFTLGRMAIYSGLLFFCVVYLMPLVVMVMTSFKTLPDIKSGNLMSLPQEWVGYAWNKAWSGACTGVSCDGIKGYFWNSFQMVIPAVAISTLLGAFNGYVISKWQFRGSQLFFSLMLFGCFIPFQVILLPMAALLGKLGLANTTAGLVTVHVIYGLAFTTLFFRNFYVGVPDELVKAAKLDGAGFFTIFFRILLPLSTPIIMVTVIWQFTAIWNDFLFGVVYSGAETQPITVALNNLVNTSTGVKEYNVDMAAAIIAALPTLLVYVLAGKYFVRGLTAGSVKG; encoded by the coding sequence ATGAATAAGCATTTCACGCTTGGCCGGATGGCGATTTACAGCGGACTGCTCTTTTTCTGTGTGGTTTACCTGATGCCATTGGTCGTGATGGTGATGACATCATTTAAAACGCTGCCGGACATTAAAAGCGGCAACCTGATGTCACTGCCTCAGGAATGGGTGGGATATGCCTGGAATAAAGCCTGGTCCGGCGCCTGTACCGGTGTGAGCTGTGACGGCATCAAAGGCTATTTCTGGAATTCATTTCAGATGGTGATCCCGGCGGTTGCGATTTCAACACTGCTGGGCGCATTTAACGGTTATGTGATCAGTAAATGGCAGTTTCGCGGTTCTCAGCTGTTTTTCAGCCTGATGCTGTTCGGCTGTTTCATTCCGTTTCAGGTGATTTTGCTGCCGATGGCAGCGCTGCTCGGCAAGCTGGGTCTGGCGAACACCACGGCGGGGCTGGTGACGGTGCACGTGATTTATGGCCTGGCGTTCACGACGCTGTTCTTCCGTAACTTTTACGTGGGCGTGCCTGATGAACTGGTGAAAGCGGCCAAGCTCGACGGTGCAGGCTTCTTTACCATTTTCTTCCGTATTCTGCTGCCGCTGTCGACACCCATCATTATGGTGACGGTGATCTGGCAGTTCACCGCGATCTGGAATGATTTCCTGTTCGGCGTGGTGTATTCCGGTGCCGAAACACAGCCCATTACCGTGGCGCTGAATAACCTGGTGAACACCAGTACCGGGGTGAAAGAGTATAACGTTGACATGGCCGCCGCCATTATTGCCGCCTTACCGACACTTTTGGTGTACGTGCTGGCAGGGAAGTATTTTGTACGCGGTCTGACCGCGGGATCAGTGAAAGGATAA
- a CDS encoding ABC transporter ATP-binding protein: MATLALKQIRKTYRNAEIETLKGIDISIDSGEFLILVGPSGCGKSTLMNTIAGLEDISSGEIMIDGIDVAQVEPKDRDIAMVFQSYALYPNMSVRDNIAFGLKIRKLDKAKIAQEVDRVASMLQIDHLLDRKPAQLSGGQRQRVAMGRALARQPKLYLFDEPLSNLDAKLRVEMRTQIKRLHQQLGTTIVYVTHDQIEAMTLADRIAVMKDGELQQLGTPKEIYTQPNNMFVAGFMGSPSMNFIHTQVDLDAQDKPIAQVQLGSDTFDLPLPASLRERDGQSIVIGLRPENITEQMAEGETCASLPLTIDVLEPTGPDTIAMVTMNGQEVACRISPDFNANVGDTLPFCIDLSKAVYFDATTQQRIAV, translated from the coding sequence ATGGCGACACTCGCTTTAAAACAGATTCGCAAAACTTACCGTAATGCTGAGATTGAGACGCTGAAAGGAATTGATATCAGCATAGATTCCGGAGAGTTTCTGATCCTGGTTGGTCCCTCGGGTTGCGGAAAATCCACATTGATGAACACCATTGCCGGTCTGGAAGATATCAGTTCCGGTGAAATTATGATTGATGGTATCGATGTGGCGCAGGTCGAACCCAAAGATCGCGACATTGCTATGGTATTTCAGTCTTATGCGCTGTACCCGAACATGTCGGTTCGCGATAACATCGCCTTTGGTCTGAAAATTCGAAAGCTGGACAAGGCAAAGATTGCGCAGGAAGTGGACCGTGTGGCGTCCATGCTGCAAATCGATCACCTCCTGGATCGTAAACCCGCACAGTTATCAGGCGGGCAGCGCCAGCGGGTTGCCATGGGTCGTGCACTGGCGCGCCAGCCGAAGCTGTATTTGTTTGATGAACCGCTGTCGAACCTGGATGCCAAACTCCGGGTCGAAATGCGGACTCAAATCAAACGCTTGCATCAGCAGCTCGGTACCACCATTGTTTATGTCACGCATGATCAAATTGAAGCCATGACGCTGGCGGACCGGATTGCCGTCATGAAGGATGGTGAACTGCAGCAACTGGGTACGCCAAAAGAAATCTATACCCAGCCCAACAATATGTTTGTTGCCGGGTTTATGGGGTCACCGTCGATGAACTTCATTCATACTCAGGTCGATTTAGACGCACAGGATAAACCCATCGCGCAGGTTCAACTCGGCAGCGATACTTTTGACTTGCCACTCCCGGCATCGTTGCGGGAGCGGGACGGACAATCGATTGTCATCGGACTGCGCCCGGAGAATATCACCGAGCAAATGGCAGAAGGGGAAACCTGTGCCAGTTTGCCATTGACGATCGATGTTCTGGAGCCAACCGGTCCGGACACGATTGCGATGGTGACGATGAATGGGCAAGAGGTCGCGTGTCGTATTTCCCCAGATTTCAATGCGAATGTTGGTGATACGCTGCCATTTTGTATTGATCTGTCTAAAGCCGTTTACTTTGATGCCACGACTCAACAACGGATTGCGGTCTAA
- a CDS encoding DUF2165 family protein: protein MKSFYLFKAAIVTGLAMWLTIAATNNLLDSGTNQFLLSSMFKMEGLIADPVFGNGLESRAIHINGIEKIALSVIILVQYIVSLSLWYASYCYFKAFALNGCEVKAISVTNIALSLFAMIWVCFLCGGLYFGYWLKFSGPQGVHFTLLIISIIAFVMNNIPSLKWEAAHQ from the coding sequence TTGAAGTCTTTCTATTTATTTAAAGCGGCGATTGTTACCGGCTTAGCCATGTGGCTGACAATCGCAGCAACCAATAACTTATTGGATAGCGGCACAAATCAGTTTTTGCTGTCATCCATGTTTAAAATGGAAGGGTTGATTGCCGACCCTGTTTTTGGAAATGGTCTTGAGTCAAGAGCGATTCACATCAATGGAATTGAAAAAATAGCGCTTTCGGTCATTATATTGGTTCAATACATTGTCTCGCTCTCCTTATGGTATGCCTCCTATTGTTACTTCAAAGCTTTTGCTTTGAACGGATGTGAGGTCAAAGCAATCAGTGTGACCAATATTGCACTGTCACTTTTTGCCATGATTTGGGTCTGTTTCCTGTGCGGCGGGTTATATTTTGGTTATTGGCTAAAATTTTCCGGCCCGCAAGGTGTCCATTTCACCTTACTGATTATTTCAATCATCGCTTTTGTGATGAACAACATTCCCTCACTGAAATGGGAAGCCGCACATCAGTAA
- a CDS encoding HAD family phosphatase, giving the protein MTRIAAFYDVDETIINIKSMFSFLQFFYQSCDGQDKGRSRFESMMKSFQTMAKERSRAEVNRYYYQQFKGFNRNSFIDMTQSWFQEVHQSDNFFINETLETLRWHQAQGHLIVFVSGASHEILRPLASLLNVQHILGVQLETQDDLFTGAIIPPQTIGEGKAEAVKYFMEKHQICARESFAYGDHHTDIPMLQCVGHPHVLRGDDVLEQWASENNGSFIEVIH; this is encoded by the coding sequence ATGACCCGGATTGCAGCTTTCTATGATGTTGATGAAACCATAATTAATATAAAAAGCATGTTTAGCTTTCTACAGTTTTTTTATCAATCATGCGACGGTCAAGATAAAGGACGTTCTCGGTTTGAATCGATGATGAAATCGTTTCAGACCATGGCAAAAGAGCGTTCACGTGCAGAGGTCAATCGTTACTATTATCAGCAATTTAAAGGATTCAACCGAAATTCATTCATTGACATGACCCAATCCTGGTTTCAAGAAGTTCATCAATCCGATAATTTCTTTATCAATGAAACATTAGAGACGCTTCGTTGGCATCAGGCACAAGGACATCTCATCGTATTTGTCTCTGGTGCAAGTCATGAAATTTTGCGTCCGTTGGCCAGCCTGCTGAATGTACAGCATATATTAGGCGTCCAATTGGAAACACAGGATGACCTATTCACAGGTGCAATTATCCCGCCTCAGACAATCGGTGAAGGGAAAGCAGAAGCGGTAAAATATTTTATGGAAAAACATCAGATTTGTGCTCGCGAAAGCTTTGCTTATGGCGATCATCACACTGACATTCCCATGCTTCAGTGTGTGGGTCATCCTCATGTCCTGCGTGGTGACGATGTACTTGAACAATGGGCATCCGAAAACAACGGTTCTTTTATTGAGGTCATCCATTGA
- a CDS encoding AfsA-related hotdog domain-containing protein, with the protein MENINTLFTIVGDKLTNYNAFPQCITYSEMIEFIDKGNFLDSYYQIGQGLSEESISFLIAKFERHGGSHLLVNGRDKLFSYASRKETHKYKKENILITSPERVDEYHYHLNLVMDERGELLQDHLTGYHIQGMVLIEAARQAFLAVTEKFFYSDELPSSHYFVINSMNTSYQAFVFAVDTEIKYSIIEHANKPGRDFYSVKIEFFQNETVCTTVDVEFTVFESARLEQKEFQLAQNAISYATNHLESNIVRKAG; encoded by the coding sequence ATGGAAAATATCAATACTCTATTTACTATCGTTGGCGATAAATTAACAAACTATAACGCATTCCCACAATGCATTACGTATAGTGAAATGATAGAGTTCATTGACAAAGGGAACTTTCTGGATTCCTACTATCAAATTGGACAAGGATTGTCCGAGGAATCCATTAGCTTTCTGATCGCAAAGTTTGAACGTCATGGCGGATCTCACCTTTTAGTGAATGGCAGAGATAAACTGTTCAGCTATGCATCAAGGAAGGAAACCCATAAATATAAAAAAGAGAATATTTTGATCACCTCTCCGGAGCGGGTCGATGAATATCATTACCATTTAAATCTGGTGATGGATGAAAGAGGTGAATTACTGCAAGATCATCTCACCGGTTACCATATCCAGGGCATGGTTCTGATTGAAGCGGCCAGACAAGCATTCCTCGCTGTCACAGAAAAATTCTTTTACAGTGATGAATTGCCGTCTTCGCACTATTTCGTTATCAATTCAATGAACACAAGCTATCAGGCTTTTGTTTTTGCGGTTGATACTGAGATCAAATACTCAATCATTGAGCATGCGAATAAACCTGGCAGAGATTTTTATTCCGTAAAAATTGAGTTCTTCCAGAATGAAACCGTCTGTACGACAGTTGATGTTGAATTTACAGTTTTTGAATCTGCACGGCTTGAACAAAAAGAATTTCAGCTCGCACAAAATGCGATTTCATATGCGACGAATCATCTTGAATCAAACATCGTGAGAAAGGCTGGATAA
- a CDS encoding MFS transporter, with the protein MNTKYNYYLILFVVSAIAVVSQLYLLLPVSQLLADVFHSRTESIVLLTSCFGFAYASGFLFWGPLSDRFGRKAVLVAGMAGLSVTTIIVALSQQYEWVLTLRIIQGFMAASFPPVALAFIGESFPEKMRMKGIAWLSSAFLLSALVGQTLGAAMIEDSLQNVMLLLSSVYILSLLACSRLPGSQSQNTPKVNAKGYFNILFGTVTNLRLLRIYLVALVLLGSFVTLYATLTSQHAGGFIFENLQVNDLRLYSIPCMFMPLLIGRFIVRLGALTTVFISVITASLTLFLQMQTSDSVVFIILHLIFVSSIASAVPSVISLVSQTSDASNRGLAVSLYTFTLFIGASIGAVIPMHFGEKGVLYFSACLVLSALLNVPLSIFRKEKSRYAS; encoded by the coding sequence ATGAATACAAAATACAATTACTACCTCATCCTCTTTGTGGTTAGCGCAATCGCAGTTGTCTCACAGCTGTATCTCCTTCTCCCCGTCAGTCAGCTGCTCGCAGATGTCTTTCATTCCAGAACAGAATCAATTGTCTTATTGACCAGTTGCTTTGGGTTCGCCTATGCCAGCGGTTTTCTCTTCTGGGGACCGTTATCAGACCGCTTCGGTCGCAAGGCTGTACTGGTTGCAGGGATGGCAGGATTATCCGTCACCACCATCATTGTTGCCTTAAGTCAGCAATATGAATGGGTGCTCACATTGCGCATCATCCAGGGTTTTATGGCCGCTTCTTTCCCGCCGGTGGCCCTGGCCTTTATCGGGGAATCCTTTCCGGAGAAAATGCGCATGAAAGGGATTGCCTGGTTAAGCTCTGCATTCCTTTTATCTGCACTGGTCGGACAAACTCTGGGCGCAGCAATGATTGAGGACTCCCTGCAAAATGTCATGCTGCTTCTTTCCAGCGTCTATATTCTGAGCCTGCTTGCCTGCAGCCGCTTACCTGGCTCACAGAGCCAAAACACGCCCAAGGTGAATGCCAAGGGGTATTTCAATATTCTTTTCGGAACCGTCACCAATCTCCGGTTATTACGGATCTATCTGGTTGCACTGGTTTTGCTGGGCAGTTTCGTGACCTTATATGCCACACTCACGTCCCAACATGCCGGCGGTTTTATTTTTGAGAACCTGCAGGTCAATGATTTAAGGCTCTATTCAATTCCGTGTATGTTTATGCCGCTTCTGATTGGCCGTTTCATCGTCAGACTTGGTGCCCTGACAACCGTTTTCATATCAGTCATCACAGCTTCTCTGACGCTGTTCCTGCAGATGCAAACTTCGGACAGTGTTGTATTCATCATTCTGCACTTAATTTTTGTCTCTTCCATTGCTTCGGCCGTCCCGAGTGTCATCAGCCTGGTCAGCCAGACTTCAGACGCGAGTAACCGCGGACTAGCCGTATCTTTATACACTTTCACACTCTTCATTGGCGCAAGCATTGGCGCAGTCATCCCGATGCACTTTGGAGAAAAAGGCGTGCTCTACTTTTCAGCATGTTTAGTTTTGTCTGCATTACTGAATGTACCGCTGTCTATTTTCAGGAAGGAAAAAAGTAGATATGCGAGCTAA